A part of Microbulbifer sp. MI-G genomic DNA contains:
- a CDS encoding SDR family NAD(P)-dependent oxidoreductase, with protein sequence MKTAFITGAAEGQGLSLALKLDDLGWKVFAGVLPGLDTSKLTVSGRNIIPVEQDVSTTDSVVQSSETVASKLNGAGLNLLVNNAGIANLAQGVIEGLDIEDLQQLFEVNTYGQLRTVQAFLPMLRAVAPEARILNYASGVVIANTPGAGAYTMSKHAVTGMTLTLRHELAPLGVQATTIMPGGVKTSMTKDIHRTTQEIWNQISDNIRTVYEPHLREATTQILPDMVVNRGNSVEEMTEKVLKIIGTVKLKPIYLVGKDVKPLGIMRRWLSDSTLEKLIRMSYKIDTRY encoded by the coding sequence ATGAAAACCGCGTTTATCACTGGAGCCGCAGAGGGGCAGGGGCTTTCCTTGGCACTAAAGCTGGACGACTTGGGCTGGAAGGTATTTGCAGGTGTTCTACCTGGCCTTGATACCTCCAAGCTGACTGTCAGTGGCAGGAACATCATTCCAGTCGAACAAGATGTATCCACCACAGATTCTGTTGTCCAGAGTTCAGAAACAGTAGCGTCGAAACTAAATGGCGCCGGATTGAATTTGTTGGTAAATAATGCAGGAATCGCAAATTTGGCACAGGGGGTTATTGAGGGGTTGGATATAGAGGATTTACAACAGTTGTTTGAGGTTAACACCTATGGTCAATTACGAACAGTGCAAGCCTTTTTGCCGATGTTAAGAGCAGTTGCACCTGAGGCTCGTATCCTGAATTACGCCTCTGGAGTGGTTATTGCCAATACACCTGGGGCAGGTGCTTACACCATGAGTAAACATGCGGTTACCGGCATGACGCTTACATTACGTCATGAACTGGCGCCATTGGGAGTACAGGCCACTACTATCATGCCCGGGGGGGTCAAGACCAGTATGACCAAGGATATTCACCGGACAACTCAAGAAATCTGGAACCAGATTAGCGACAATATTCGTACAGTATATGAACCCCATCTTCGTGAAGCTACAACTCAAATATTGCCTGATATGGTCGTAAATCGGGGTAATTCTGTCGAAGAAATGACCGAGAAAGTACTTAAGATTATTGGCACCGTTAAATTAAAACCGATTTATCTAGTTGGCAAAGATGTCAAGCCACTCGGTATTATGCGTCGCTGGCTGTCGGATAGTACCTTGGAAAAACTGATTCGTATGAGCTATAAAATCGATACTCGTTATTAA
- a CDS encoding AtuA-related protein: protein MAIVKLQQLAIARSGDKGNISNIGIMARSSDIYEYLCKKLTADVVKSYFKEITFGNVIRYDLPNLNAFNFILEDALGGGGTETLLTDAQGKVYGAGLLHLEMDIPDKLFESITMTK from the coding sequence ATGGCAATTGTTAAATTACAACAGTTGGCTATTGCCCGTTCTGGTGATAAAGGCAATATCAGCAATATTGGGATTATGGCCAGAAGTAGCGATATTTATGAGTATTTGTGTAAAAAACTGACAGCGGATGTGGTTAAATCCTATTTTAAAGAAATTACCTTCGGTAATGTAATACGCTATGATCTACCGAATCTGAATGCGTTCAATTTTATATTAGAAGATGCCTTAGGTGGCGGTGGAACAGAAACATTGCTTACTGATGCTCAGGGTAAAGTATATGGTGCAGGCTTATTACATTTGGAAATGGATATCCCCGATAAATTGTTTGAGTCAATTACTATGACGAAATAA
- a CDS encoding acyclic terpene utilization AtuA family protein gives MKKKSIIRIANAQGFWGDSALGPKQLLAEEQLDYITLDYLAEISLSIMQRQKMQNPDKGYAMDFVELLKNIVPVCKEKGIKIIANAAGVNAKCCLRNTKSTLKSLGLHGIKIGIVEGDDILKNINRFLCSGHEMRNMESGERLSSILEKVLSANVYIGAQPIVDALNQGADIVITGRISDPSLTLAPLVHEFKWSMSDYDKLAAGTIMGHLLECGTQVTGGNYTDWKEVSGFANMGYPIVEAQTDGSFVLTKAENTGGLVNLATVTSQLLYEIGDPKNYFGPDCTADFTSIKLTQQSKNRVAICNIKGKAPTSSYKVSISYEKGYKILSTLCVSGPDAIEKSNLIYKMVFDRLAIHGIEIPEQDRFIEIFGTNVLYKGLVPKNQQPHEVLVRIGARGSDAKKLDVLGSEIAPLTTSGPPGITGFSGGRSRAKAVVGYWPALIDKSEITTSVRVEEI, from the coding sequence ATGAAAAAAAAATCCATCATACGCATTGCCAATGCGCAGGGTTTTTGGGGTGATAGCGCCCTTGGACCTAAGCAGTTGCTTGCAGAAGAACAGCTTGATTACATTACTTTGGATTATCTCGCTGAAATATCACTGAGTATTATGCAGAGACAAAAAATGCAGAATCCTGATAAGGGTTATGCAATGGATTTTGTCGAATTGCTAAAAAACATAGTGCCTGTATGTAAAGAAAAAGGGATCAAAATTATCGCCAATGCAGCAGGGGTTAATGCAAAGTGTTGCCTGAGGAATACAAAATCTACATTAAAATCATTAGGTTTACACGGTATTAAAATTGGCATCGTAGAGGGTGACGATATTCTGAAAAATATTAACCGGTTTTTATGCAGTGGTCATGAGATGAGAAATATGGAAAGCGGCGAGAGGCTAAGCAGTATATTAGAAAAAGTATTAAGTGCTAATGTATATATTGGTGCACAACCTATTGTTGATGCATTGAATCAGGGTGCTGATATTGTCATCACTGGCCGTATAAGTGATCCGTCTCTTACACTTGCCCCTCTGGTACACGAATTTAAATGGTCAATGAGCGACTATGATAAACTTGCCGCAGGTACCATTATGGGACATTTGCTCGAATGCGGAACACAGGTTACCGGGGGAAATTATACTGACTGGAAGGAGGTATCTGGATTTGCCAATATGGGCTATCCGATAGTTGAAGCACAGACTGATGGAAGCTTTGTTTTAACTAAAGCTGAAAACACTGGTGGGTTAGTTAATTTAGCTACAGTCACTTCACAGTTATTGTATGAAATCGGCGATCCGAAAAACTATTTTGGACCAGATTGTACTGCTGACTTTACCAGCATAAAACTCACACAACAAAGTAAAAATCGAGTTGCAATTTGTAATATAAAAGGAAAAGCGCCTACATCTAGTTATAAGGTTTCCATTTCTTACGAAAAAGGGTATAAAATACTCAGTACACTTTGTGTATCTGGCCCCGATGCTATAGAGAAGTCGAACTTGATTTATAAGATGGTCTTTGATCGTCTTGCTATACACGGCATAGAGATACCAGAGCAAGATCGATTTATAGAAATTTTTGGTACTAATGTTCTGTATAAAGGATTGGTACCAAAAAATCAGCAGCCTCATGAAGTTTTGGTGCGAATTGGTGCTAGAGGCTCGGATGCAAAAAAACTGGATGTACTTGGTTCAGAAATTGCTCCTCTTACTACGTCCGGTCCCCCAGGTATTACCGGCTTTTCCGGTGGTAGGTCGCGTGCCAAAGCCGTTGTGGGTTACTGGCCTGCCTTGATTGACAAAAGTGAAATCACTACTTCGGTGCGTGTTGAGGAAATTTAA
- a CDS encoding enoyl-CoA hydratase/isomerase family protein — protein MSNTLIESLQSDGVMYLTMNRPEVHNAFDEHQIDQLTAALQRINKNVHIKTVILGAEGNSFSAGGDLNYMRRMGNNSYKENLTDARRLANLMKTLSTISVPTIARVQGAAFGGGVGLISCCDFAFAASGAKFSLSEVRLGMVPATIAPYIIKAVGQKVASRLFMSGEVIDSDRAWQLGLISHLSDPKSLDLDIQAFTKSLLNNAPIAVKKAKHIVSEITQDSIDDEIIQKTISLIADLRESEEGKEGLNSFLEKRKPKWIS, from the coding sequence GTGTCGAATACTTTGATCGAATCCCTGCAATCCGATGGTGTTATGTACCTAACCATGAACCGTCCAGAGGTCCACAATGCATTTGATGAGCATCAGATTGATCAACTGACAGCTGCTCTTCAAAGAATTAATAAAAATGTCCATATAAAAACAGTTATTCTCGGTGCCGAAGGAAATAGTTTCTCGGCAGGAGGCGATCTAAACTACATGCGGCGTATGGGGAACAATAGTTATAAGGAAAACCTAACAGACGCGAGACGTCTGGCAAATTTAATGAAAACATTGAGTACGATTTCAGTACCAACTATTGCGCGGGTACAGGGCGCGGCTTTTGGTGGTGGAGTGGGTTTGATTAGCTGCTGTGATTTTGCCTTTGCTGCCTCTGGGGCCAAATTCAGTCTTAGCGAAGTCAGGCTCGGTATGGTCCCAGCTACCATTGCCCCTTATATTATTAAGGCAGTTGGTCAAAAAGTCGCGAGTAGATTATTCATGAGCGGAGAAGTGATTGACTCTGATCGCGCCTGGCAACTTGGTCTGATCAGCCATTTATCTGATCCGAAATCCCTGGATTTGGATATTCAGGCTTTTACGAAAAGTCTATTGAATAATGCCCCGATAGCTGTAAAAAAAGCAAAACATATCGTTTCGGAGATAACCCAGGATTCGATAGATGACGAAATTATCCAAAAGACTATAAGTTTAATTGCTGATCTTAGAGAATCAGAAGAGGGAAAAGAAGGATTAAATTCCTTTTTGGAAAAGCGTAAACCCAAATGGATTTCATGA
- a CDS encoding acyl-CoA carboxylase subunit beta, protein MSTFKSQVKPLSERFLNNRVGMLKLVKQLRDLETRAIKASNKRRSIFEKRGQIPPHDRIAHLLDPGMPFLRLHTLSNYLFEDSNPETSIPGASVICGIGFIKGVRCMIWVDDSGIRAGSYTPTTVSTGLSIQSIARRQKLPLVHLVESAGANLMEFTVENWVEAGALFRNLAQLSAAGIPSLTVLHGPSTAGGAYMPGLSDFVVGVKENGLAALGGVALVHSATGEVAEERELGGSEMHANVSGLVEYLAENDAHGLSIARDIIGRLQWNKNLHLPHRFATKEPLLSSEELVGIVSINYKDPFDIREVITRIVDASEFDEFKPRYGCATICLHASIMGFSCGIIANNGPIDPCGATKAAQFFQLCDQTELPLIFLHNTTGYLVGTESERAGMIKHGAKMIQAVSNIRIPKISMIIGASFGAGNYGMCGAAYEPDFLFAWPNAATNVMGGEQAAKTMTQVAESIATRKGKKVDRSALVKQEKFITDYFIRQQDAFYTAGRNLVHSVIDPRDSRRVLGFALETCSEAVIRKCQANSYGVARF, encoded by the coding sequence GTGTCAACGTTTAAATCACAAGTAAAGCCTTTATCTGAAAGATTTTTAAATAACCGTGTCGGTATGCTAAAACTGGTCAAGCAGCTGCGTGATCTTGAAACAAGAGCAATAAAAGCATCAAATAAACGCCGTTCAATCTTTGAAAAACGCGGACAGATTCCACCCCATGATCGTATCGCACATTTACTTGATCCCGGTATGCCGTTTCTAAGACTGCATACATTATCAAACTACCTGTTTGAAGATTCCAATCCTGAAACAAGTATCCCAGGCGCCAGCGTTATTTGTGGCATCGGTTTCATAAAAGGGGTTCGCTGTATGATATGGGTTGATGATAGTGGTATTCGTGCAGGTTCTTACACGCCTACTACAGTATCAACTGGACTGAGCATTCAAAGTATTGCTAGAAGACAAAAACTGCCTCTGGTTCATTTAGTCGAAAGTGCAGGTGCCAACCTGATGGAATTTACTGTAGAAAACTGGGTAGAGGCCGGCGCTCTCTTCAGGAACCTAGCTCAGCTCAGTGCTGCCGGAATTCCGAGCCTGACCGTTTTACACGGTCCCTCTACTGCGGGAGGTGCCTATATGCCAGGACTTTCAGATTTTGTAGTAGGTGTTAAAGAAAATGGCCTGGCTGCTTTGGGCGGAGTAGCTCTAGTACATTCCGCAACAGGTGAAGTAGCCGAAGAACGTGAGCTGGGAGGTTCTGAAATGCATGCAAATGTATCCGGCTTGGTTGAATATCTGGCAGAAAATGATGCCCATGGTCTGAGTATAGCTCGTGACATCATAGGTCGTCTTCAGTGGAATAAGAATTTACACTTACCTCATCGCTTCGCTACGAAAGAACCATTATTATCTTCTGAGGAACTCGTTGGTATTGTCTCAATTAATTATAAAGATCCATTCGATATTCGGGAGGTAATTACTCGTATTGTTGATGCATCGGAGTTTGACGAATTCAAACCACGCTATGGCTGTGCAACAATTTGTTTACATGCAAGTATTATGGGGTTTTCTTGTGGAATTATTGCTAATAATGGCCCAATTGATCCTTGTGGCGCTACCAAAGCAGCCCAATTTTTCCAACTCTGTGATCAAACCGAATTACCATTAATTTTTTTACACAACACAACTGGATACCTTGTTGGTACTGAATCTGAAAGGGCAGGCATGATTAAACACGGTGCAAAAATGATACAAGCGGTATCCAATATCAGGATTCCAAAAATATCGATGATCATTGGCGCAAGTTTCGGTGCTGGTAATTACGGTATGTGTGGCGCTGCCTATGAACCAGATTTTTTGTTTGCATGGCCTAACGCAGCAACCAATGTGATGGGTGGTGAGCAAGCGGCTAAAACCATGACACAGGTCGCTGAATCAATTGCTACCCGTAAGGGAAAAAAAGTTGACAGGTCCGCTTTAGTAAAACAAGAAAAATTTATTACAGACTATTTTATCAGACAACAAGATGCTTTTTATACTGCTGGTCGGAATTTGGTACATAGTGTTATAGATCCAAGAGATTCACGTAGAGTACTGGGTTTTGCGCTAGAGACCTGCTCAGAAGCTGTTATACGCAAATGTCAAGCTAACAGTTATGGAGTCGCTAGATTTTAG
- a CDS encoding acetyl/propionyl/methylcrotonyl-CoA carboxylase subunit alpha yields MRKISKLLIANRGEIALRIMRTAKEMGIQTVAVYSDADVKAPHVRFADDVVYIGLSAADSSYLNPEKIIEAAKISGSDSIHPGYGFLSENAEFARLVQEEDLIFVGPDHHAINIMGDKAISKRAMIDAGIPCLPGYQGSDQSDEILIAEAKKIGFPLMVKAAAGGGGIGMRRIDCLSELSNSIHMARLEAKKTFGFDTLILERAINRPRHVEIQILADSFGHIVHFAERDCSVQRRHQKVIEEAPCPVMIPELRAKMGNSAIGVAKAVNYIGAGTVEFLLDKEGTFYFLEMNTRLQVEHPVTEMITGHDLVALQLKIAQGESLDLKQSDIKLQGHAIEVRLYAEDPDDDFLPCAGPVTKWIEPSFSGIRVDSGIESGSVVTPFYDPMLAKIIAHGSCREEARRKLIKALDNTALFGIKTNRDFLIAALKNEQFINRKSTTGFIAENFAKTPIQNKNIDENIYTNCAIAAVIQHISAMRHYQSVASNMSSELLDWSSVAVLQSLRCYEINGRQLIISISSPDKAGGSYRVSLLEHEINITVLEITTDRAKLIVNGRTVSAIFCIEDEKLIHIAISGATIFKLTNIIAGVENINIDATASIIRAPMHGVIIGIEVTEGDEVKKGQRLVVLEAMKMQHSILAPIDGSVQTLNVKADEQIATDDILLEIEN; encoded by the coding sequence ATGAGAAAAATCTCGAAGCTCCTAATTGCCAACCGCGGTGAAATCGCTTTACGCATTATGCGAACAGCAAAAGAAATGGGGATACAAACGGTTGCAGTATATTCTGATGCAGATGTTAAGGCACCACATGTCAGGTTTGCAGATGATGTTGTTTACATAGGATTATCAGCAGCTGACAGTTCTTACCTTAATCCGGAGAAAATAATTGAAGCTGCAAAAATCTCTGGATCAGACTCAATTCATCCCGGCTATGGATTTTTATCTGAAAATGCAGAATTCGCCCGGCTTGTACAGGAAGAAGATCTTATCTTTGTGGGTCCAGATCATCACGCCATTAATATCATGGGCGACAAGGCCATTTCAAAACGTGCGATGATCGATGCTGGCATTCCTTGTTTACCTGGCTATCAAGGTTCAGACCAATCCGATGAAATTCTGATAGCAGAGGCAAAAAAAATTGGTTTTCCACTGATGGTTAAAGCTGCCGCGGGTGGTGGAGGGATTGGCATGCGCCGGATTGATTGCTTATCTGAATTATCCAATAGTATTCATATGGCTCGACTGGAAGCCAAGAAAACATTCGGCTTTGATACGCTGATTCTCGAGCGTGCAATAAACAGGCCTCGTCATGTCGAAATTCAGATTCTTGCTGATTCCTTTGGCCATATTGTGCATTTTGCAGAACGAGACTGCTCAGTTCAAAGGCGACATCAAAAGGTTATTGAAGAAGCACCATGTCCAGTGATGATCCCTGAATTGCGTGCAAAGATGGGCAATTCGGCTATTGGTGTTGCAAAAGCAGTCAATTATATTGGTGCTGGTACTGTCGAATTTTTACTCGATAAAGAAGGCACATTTTATTTTCTGGAAATGAACACACGCTTACAGGTAGAGCACCCCGTAACCGAGATGATAACAGGGCACGATTTGGTCGCACTTCAATTAAAAATTGCTCAAGGAGAATCACTTGATTTAAAACAATCTGATATAAAGCTACAAGGCCATGCTATTGAAGTACGTTTATATGCTGAAGATCCAGATGATGACTTCTTACCATGCGCAGGACCTGTCACTAAGTGGATAGAGCCCAGTTTTTCGGGTATCAGGGTAGACTCAGGTATTGAATCCGGTTCAGTGGTGACCCCTTTTTATGATCCGATGTTGGCAAAAATAATTGCCCATGGTTCATGCCGTGAGGAGGCTCGCAGAAAATTGATCAAGGCTCTGGATAATACAGCTCTGTTTGGCATAAAAACAAATCGTGATTTTCTGATTGCGGCGTTAAAAAACGAGCAGTTTATCAATAGAAAATCAACAACTGGTTTTATCGCTGAAAATTTTGCAAAAACTCCTATACAAAATAAAAATATAGATGAAAATATCTATACGAACTGTGCTATTGCTGCCGTAATACAACACATTTCAGCGATGAGGCATTACCAATCAGTCGCATCGAATATGAGTTCTGAACTTCTTGACTGGTCGAGTGTTGCTGTTTTACAAAGCTTGCGCTGTTATGAAATTAATGGGCGTCAATTAATTATTTCAATATCTTCTCCAGATAAAGCTGGGGGTTCCTATAGAGTATCACTCCTAGAACATGAAATAAATATCACGGTGTTAGAAATAACAACTGATCGTGCAAAACTTATTGTCAATGGGCGCACCGTATCTGCCATTTTTTGTATCGAGGACGAAAAGTTAATACATATAGCTATATCTGGAGCCACTATATTTAAACTTACTAATATCATTGCAGGGGTAGAAAATATCAATATTGATGCCACCGCTAGCATAATTAGAGCGCCTATGCATGGAGTAATTATTGGTATTGAAGTGACTGAGGGTGATGAAGTTAAGAAAGGTCAGCGGCTTGTTGTACTAGAGGCGATGAAGATGCAACATTCTATTCTAGCCCCGATAGATGGCTCTGTACAAACACTGAATGTAAAAGCAGACGAACAAATTGCAACAGACGACATCCTTCTTGAAATTGAAAACTGA
- a CDS encoding acyl-CoA dehydrogenase family protein gives MEDEITMKNQFTLTNEQQNILDHADKYAREQLYPLAQRMDDEEWWPSDIMQVLGKLGFLGITVSPKYGGVGLDMLSAGLICQAFSRWNHALALAWVAHDNLCANNIDKNGSDHLREKYLPRLCSGEIIGCLGLTEPGAGSDALGSMNTRAIRENDHYILNGSKIYITNGPIADICLVYTKTVPGKGSKGITAFIVESDMPGFKVAQKMNKMGFRGSQTAELFFENLRVPLENIVGDEHQGHQVVMSGLDFERSMVAPISVGTAERALSLSLEFAKTRKQFGKPIAQFQMVQSRLADMYVWVETMKTFCWSILAEINEVDETQAGKGDIHARTAASIMYCANMCNRVLDNSVQIFGGNGYIWESEINRLFRTTKLLEIGAGSTEIRKIIIASELFKS, from the coding sequence ATGGAAGACGAAATAACAATGAAAAATCAATTTACGCTTACCAATGAACAACAGAATATACTTGATCATGCGGACAAATACGCCAGAGAACAATTATATCCTTTGGCGCAAAGGATGGATGATGAAGAGTGGTGGCCAAGCGATATTATGCAAGTACTAGGGAAACTGGGCTTTTTGGGTATCACTGTCAGCCCAAAATATGGCGGTGTGGGCCTTGATATGCTTTCGGCAGGGCTGATTTGCCAGGCCTTTTCTCGCTGGAATCATGCGCTGGCATTGGCGTGGGTTGCTCATGACAATCTATGTGCCAATAATATAGATAAAAATGGATCTGATCATCTCCGTGAAAAATATCTACCGAGACTCTGTTCCGGCGAAATTATTGGTTGCCTTGGCTTAACAGAGCCCGGTGCGGGTTCTGATGCACTTGGCTCAATGAATACAAGGGCAATAAGAGAGAATGATCACTATATATTAAACGGTAGCAAGATTTATATCACCAACGGACCCATTGCTGATATATGTCTGGTGTACACCAAAACAGTCCCTGGTAAAGGTTCAAAGGGTATTACCGCCTTTATCGTGGAAAGTGATATGCCGGGATTTAAAGTCGCGCAAAAGATGAACAAAATGGGATTTCGAGGAAGTCAAACTGCGGAATTATTTTTCGAGAACCTTCGTGTTCCACTGGAGAATATTGTTGGTGATGAACATCAAGGTCATCAAGTAGTTATGAGTGGACTGGATTTTGAGAGATCCATGGTTGCTCCGATTAGTGTAGGCACTGCAGAACGTGCATTATCATTAAGTCTCGAATTTGCCAAAACCCGTAAGCAGTTTGGTAAACCCATTGCACAATTTCAAATGGTTCAGTCACGATTAGCTGATATGTATGTCTGGGTAGAAACTATGAAAACATTCTGCTGGAGTATTTTGGCAGAAATCAATGAAGTAGATGAAACTCAGGCAGGCAAAGGCGACATTCATGCACGAACTGCCGCTTCGATTATGTATTGTGCCAATATGTGCAATCGGGTGCTTGACAATAGTGTACAAATATTTGGTGGCAACGGCTATATTTGGGAGTCAGAAATCAACCGTTTATTTCGCACAACAAAATTGTTAGAGATTGGTGCAGGTTCGACAGAAATAAGAAAAATTATTATTGCCAGTGAACTTTTCAAGAGCTAA
- a CDS encoding SDR family oxidoreductase — protein sequence MTERQLAFGMSDAQLASAPTVYSPDLFKGKQILISGGGSGIGKASAWLYARLGAKVILCGRNMDKLQTAAQVMSKAQLDVEIRRIDIRNATFVDQLFEDIWQTLGGIDILFNNAGGQFPKPAIDISPNGWKAVIDNNLNGTWFMMQAAAKKWRSHGRPGNIINMTTVIDRGMFDIVHTCAARAGIIYTTKTVAVEWAPFNIRVNCIAPGVISSEGMHAYDISSVESFTGSNPMKRFGTVWEVAELVGYLGSNASNFMTGEVITLDGGGRYWGELWACQKPEFFKNI from the coding sequence ATGACAGAGCGGCAACTTGCATTTGGTATGAGCGATGCCCAACTTGCATCCGCTCCCACTGTCTATTCTCCGGATCTTTTTAAAGGCAAACAGATTCTAATTTCTGGAGGTGGAAGTGGTATCGGTAAAGCCAGTGCCTGGTTATATGCTCGACTCGGCGCTAAAGTCATTCTCTGTGGTCGCAATATGGATAAACTTCAAACTGCTGCCCAAGTGATGTCTAAAGCACAGCTCGATGTTGAGATCCGACGAATAGATATTCGCAATGCCACTTTTGTAGATCAGCTATTCGAGGATATTTGGCAGACGTTAGGGGGCATCGATATTCTGTTCAATAATGCTGGTGGTCAATTCCCAAAACCCGCTATTGATATTAGCCCCAACGGCTGGAAAGCCGTTATTGACAATAACCTCAATGGCACCTGGTTTATGATGCAGGCCGCAGCAAAAAAATGGCGAAGCCACGGTCGACCCGGTAATATTATTAATATGACTACTGTTATTGATCGAGGCATGTTCGATATCGTCCATACCTGCGCAGCCCGCGCTGGTATTATATATACGACAAAAACTGTAGCCGTAGAGTGGGCACCTTTCAATATTAGAGTTAACTGCATCGCGCCCGGCGTTATTTCGTCTGAAGGAATGCATGCTTACGATATTTCCTCAGTAGAATCCTTTACAGGCTCAAATCCCATGAAACGTTTTGGAACAGTATGGGAAGTAGCTGAATTGGTTGGCTATCTTGGCAGCAATGCTTCAAATTTTATGACAGGAGAAGTCATTACACTTGATGGCGGCGGACGTTATTGGGGTGAACTATGGGCCTGTCAAAAACCTGAGTTCTTTAAAAATATTTAG
- a CDS encoding alpha/beta hydrolase, with protein sequence MINIFLNIITYFFGFLFFWAIGTALFIIYSQHLRHKKPYDSILPPVEQGATPLSRGFNYENISFVTFDRLTIHAWYVPPPEKDLQNAKSPPVIIALHGGLDDRRYYLPLLPAINNAGFAMLMLDGRNHGASDFDPRGMTTIGIREARDLLAALDFIEKNKQHDKVGIVGVSSGSAAAIAITSSDRRVSAVVAESSGYNVKFIAQRLYRWIPIWISYFFGSVLMLLVGAGLKNALRCRGPQLDLVKKIPDNVPVLFVHGRKDKIAPLKYVQHLYGAKRGEKELVIYDDARHAVIRFEEYKFIACVSRFFNERLS encoded by the coding sequence GTGATTAACATTTTTTTAAATATAATCACTTATTTTTTTGGATTTCTGTTTTTTTGGGCTATCGGCACTGCATTATTTATTATATACAGTCAACATTTAAGACATAAAAAGCCTTATGACTCAATACTACCACCAGTAGAGCAAGGTGCTACACCCTTAAGTAGAGGATTCAACTATGAGAATATTTCATTTGTCACATTTGACCGGTTAACAATCCATGCTTGGTATGTACCGCCTCCAGAAAAGGATCTCCAAAATGCTAAAAGCCCGCCTGTTATCATTGCACTGCACGGCGGTCTGGATGATCGGCGCTATTATCTTCCTTTACTTCCTGCAATAAATAATGCTGGTTTTGCAATGTTGATGCTCGATGGCCGCAATCATGGCGCAAGTGATTTTGATCCAAGAGGGATGACAACCATCGGTATACGTGAAGCTCGAGATTTATTAGCAGCACTTGATTTTATCGAAAAAAACAAACAGCATGACAAGGTCGGTATTGTAGGCGTCTCAAGTGGAAGTGCTGCAGCAATTGCAATTACAAGCTCCGACCGGCGTGTTAGTGCTGTTGTCGCTGAAAGTTCTGGGTACAATGTAAAATTTATTGCTCAAAGACTTTATCGGTGGATTCCCATATGGATAAGTTATTTTTTTGGCTCGGTACTCATGCTGCTGGTTGGAGCAGGGTTAAAAAATGCGCTTCGTTGTCGTGGACCACAGTTGGATTTAGTCAAGAAAATTCCAGATAATGTTCCTGTTTTGTTTGTCCATGGACGCAAGGATAAAATTGCACCATTAAAATATGTTCAACATCTCTATGGAGCAAAACGCGGTGAGAAAGAACTAGTCATATATGATGATGCACGTCACGCTGTAATTCGTTTCGAGGAATATAAATTTATAGCGTGTGTCAGTCGTTTTTTTAATGAACGATTGTCCTAA